From a single Nicotiana tomentosiformis chromosome 2, ASM39032v3, whole genome shotgun sequence genomic region:
- the LOC104086566 gene encoding histone H3.2 — MARTKQTARKSTGGKAPRKQLATKAARKSAPATGGVKKPHRFRPGTVALREIRKYQKSTELLIRKLPFQRLVREIAQDFKTDLRFQSSAVAALQEAAEAYLVGLFEDTNLCAIHAKRVTIMPKDIQLARRIRGERA, encoded by the coding sequence ATGGCTCGTACAAAGCAAACCGCCCGAAAATCCACCGGAGGGAAAGCTCCGAGAAAGCAATTAGCCACAAAAGCTGCCAGAAAGTCAGCTCCGGCTACCGGAGGAGTGAAGAAGCCTCACAGATTCAGGCCAGGGACTGTGGCGCTTCGTGAGATCCGCAAGTACCAGAAATCAACTGAGCTTTTGATCCGTAAGCTCCCGTTCCAGCGTTTGGTTCGTGAGATAGCTCAGGACTTCAAGACCGATCTCCGTTTCCAGAGTTCGGCTGTGGCTGCGCTTCAGGAAGCTGCTGAGGCTTATCTCGTTGGTTTGTTTGAGGACACAAATTTGTGTGCTATTCATGCTAAGAGGGTTACTATTATGCCTAAGGATATTCAGCTTGCTAGGAGAATTAGGGGTGAGAGGGCATAA